Proteins encoded by one window of Antechinus flavipes isolate AdamAnt ecotype Samford, QLD, Australia chromosome 4, AdamAnt_v2, whole genome shotgun sequence:
- the MYOG gene encoding myogenin, translating to MAPGSWREGFEGLQEPGGWWQEQTSPDPMELYETSPYFYPEPRFYETENYLPVRLPGFEPPSYERADLGLGPDCRVPLEEKGSGTTEHCPGQCLPWACKVCKRKTVSVDRRRAATLREKRRLKKVNEAFEALKRSTLLNPNQRLPKVEILRSAIQYIERLQALLSSLNQEERDLACYRGAGPQPGVPSECSSHSASCSPEWGTTLEFSGNPGDHLLPDDASDAHNLHSLTSIVDSITVEDVSAAFSDEAIAN from the exons ATGGCACCCGGCAGTTGGCGTGAGGGGTTTGAGGGGTTGCAGGAGCCCGGGGGCTGGTGGCAAGAGCAAACATCTCCCGACCCCATGGAGCTCTATGAGACTTCTCCCTACTTCTACCCCGAGCCCCGCTTCTATGAGACTGAAAACTACCTGCCTGTTCGGCTCCCGGGCTTCGAGCCCCCCAGCTACGAGCGGGCTGACCTTGGCCTGGGCCCCGACTGCCGGGTGCCCCTGGAGGAGAAAGGCTCTGGGACCACGGAGCACTGCCCAGGCCAGTGCTTGCCCTGGGCCTGCAAGGTGTGCAAGCGGAAGACGGTGTCTGTGGATCGAAGACGGGCAGCAACcctgagggagaagaggaggctCAAGAAGGTCAATGAGGCCTTTGAGGCCCTGAAGAGGAGCACCCTGCTCAACCCCAACCAGCGGCTGCCCAAGGTGGAGATCCTGCGCAGTGCCATCCAGTACATCGAGCGTCTGCAGGCGCTGCTCAGCTCCCTCAACCAGGAGGAGCGCGACCTGGCCTGCTACCGCGGAGCCGGGCCCCAGCCGGGG GTGCCCAGTGAATGCAGCTCCCACAGTGCCTCCTGTAGTCCTGAGTGGGGTACTACCCTGGAGTTCAGCGGCAACCCTGGGG ACCATCTGCTCCCAGATGATGCTTCAGATGCCCACAACCTGCACTCCCTCACGTCCATCGTGGACAGCATTACAGTGGAAGACGTCTCTGCAGCCTTCTCAGATGAAGCCATAGCGAACTGA